The Sorangiineae bacterium MSr11367 genome window below encodes:
- a CDS encoding ATP-grasp domain-containing protein, whose product MALLCLGRSIKIDFASWLQESGRDLYLITSNVMPHQDRYRLVRSIDDMDAHGLAELAAVEIGRSVTLQAVIPHSEYDLIRAARIRRHLGIPGQSVESAIAYRDKVTMKEYLRRAGLRVANFARLTSPLDAIHFVEQHGFPVVIKPVDACGSKNVCLIEDHAALAEFLRTSTGRDCMIESFVDGRMYHVNGVLKEDGSVFFVPCAYITTCLDFQSGGIFGDRAIDPRTPFSKRLIECTKKAIAALPPAFPLAFHAEIFHTKDDELVLCEIAARTPGSITGELIGYSYDIDIHRLWIRSLAGLDDDFSEIRTPHRYLASVRIPVREGRLKKLPTMIPFPWVSTYCLTGVVGKEYRRATSYTDDVLSGLLVGSSEEQLKYRIDEFGAWVHDAIRWEAA is encoded by the coding sequence ATGGCTCTATTGTGCCTCGGTCGAAGCATCAAGATCGATTTTGCATCGTGGTTGCAAGAGTCGGGACGCGACCTTTACCTCATCACGTCCAATGTCATGCCGCACCAAGATCGGTATCGCTTGGTGCGGAGCATCGATGACATGGACGCGCACGGCTTGGCCGAATTGGCGGCCGTGGAGATCGGACGGTCGGTCACCCTCCAGGCGGTCATTCCGCATTCGGAATACGATCTCATTCGCGCGGCGCGGATCCGGCGCCACCTCGGGATACCGGGGCAATCGGTGGAGAGTGCCATCGCGTACCGGGACAAAGTGACGATGAAGGAATACCTCCGCCGCGCGGGCCTCCGGGTGGCGAACTTCGCGCGGCTCACGTCGCCGCTCGATGCGATCCACTTCGTCGAGCAGCACGGATTTCCGGTGGTCATCAAGCCCGTCGACGCATGCGGCTCGAAGAACGTGTGCCTCATCGAGGATCACGCGGCGCTCGCCGAGTTTCTGCGCACGTCCACGGGGCGCGATTGCATGATCGAGTCCTTCGTCGACGGCCGCATGTACCACGTGAACGGCGTTCTGAAGGAGGACGGTTCGGTCTTCTTCGTTCCGTGCGCCTACATCACCACGTGCCTCGATTTTCAGAGCGGCGGCATCTTCGGGGACCGGGCCATCGACCCGCGCACGCCCTTTTCGAAGCGGCTGATCGAATGCACCAAAAAGGCCATCGCCGCGCTTCCCCCGGCGTTCCCGCTGGCATTTCACGCCGAGATTTTCCACACCAAGGACGACGAGTTGGTGCTCTGCGAAATCGCCGCGCGCACGCCCGGTTCGATCACCGGCGAGCTCATTGGCTATTCGTACGACATCGACATTCATCGCCTGTGGATTCGCTCCTTGGCCGGGCTGGACGACGACTTCTCCGAGATCCGCACGCCGCACCGGTATCTCGCGTCCGTCCGCATTCCGGTTCGCGAGGGGCGCTTGAAAAAGCTACCCACGATGATCCCTTTTCCATGGGTTTCCACGTATTGCCTCACGGGCGTGGTGGGCAAAGAATACCGCCGGGCCACGAGCTACACCGACGACGTGCTCAGTGGGCTGCTCGTGGGATCGAGCGAAGAGCAACTGAAGTACCGGATCGACGAGTTCGGCGCCTGGGTGCACGACGCGATTCGTTGGGAGGCCGCATGA
- a CDS encoding MFS transporter translates to MSSMNGVTQKERSMLLAATSISYILVILDSSIVNVALPSIGASIGVSITGLQWIVNAYLVIFASFLLSGGSFCDRFGARRIYMLGLSLFVGASLLCGAATSIYMLLLGRVLQGYGAALLVPSSLALIIHAYEDATERSRAIATWASWGGLAMVLGPLTGGLFIKLFGWRSIFLVNVPIGLVGIGLTLRLVQADVRNRQRRIDFVGQITANVAAVSLIASLIEGPVLGWTSLPILCGAGVFLVSATAFGVAETRSPQPMLPFSLFCNRNFSAIAYMFFVGTLAFFGNLFVLSFYFQEVCHFSALQTGLALFPLSCCVVVGNKITARLVSRFSPRSLMLLGESLKIPGFCGLLLVRSHSDYMYLIIPLSLIGLGGGLAAPMYTSLFMSSVGQAFTGIASGVSRATGQVGSAVGVALFGALIAEARHSETVPFVDRMTITIFIVAALTVSIVLTIRFIVRDVHAMAYRRAEAPVGEARKWST, encoded by the coding sequence ATGAGCAGCATGAATGGTGTCACGCAAAAGGAGCGCTCGATGCTGCTGGCGGCAACGAGCATTAGCTACATCCTGGTGATTTTGGACTCGTCCATCGTCAACGTGGCGCTGCCATCCATTGGCGCCAGCATCGGTGTGAGCATCACCGGGCTTCAGTGGATCGTGAATGCGTACCTGGTCATTTTTGCGAGCTTTCTCCTCTCGGGGGGCTCCTTTTGCGATCGGTTCGGGGCGCGTCGCATTTACATGTTGGGTCTCTCGCTCTTCGTCGGGGCGTCGCTTCTCTGCGGCGCCGCCACGTCGATTTACATGCTGCTGCTCGGCCGCGTGTTGCAAGGCTACGGGGCCGCGCTTTTGGTCCCGAGTTCGCTGGCGCTCATCATTCACGCCTACGAAGATGCGACGGAACGCTCGCGCGCCATTGCCACGTGGGCCAGTTGGGGCGGGCTGGCCATGGTGCTGGGGCCCCTCACGGGCGGCTTGTTCATCAAGCTCTTTGGCTGGCGAAGCATCTTCCTGGTCAACGTTCCCATTGGCCTCGTCGGCATTGGTTTGACCTTGCGGCTCGTCCAGGCGGATGTTCGCAATCGGCAGCGGCGCATCGACTTCGTCGGTCAAATCACCGCGAACGTGGCCGCGGTATCCCTCATTGCGTCGCTCATCGAGGGGCCCGTTTTGGGGTGGACGTCGCTTCCCATCCTTTGCGGTGCGGGAGTCTTCCTCGTGTCGGCGACGGCGTTCGGCGTGGCCGAGACGCGCAGCCCGCAGCCGATGCTGCCGTTTTCCTTGTTTTGCAATCGGAACTTCAGCGCGATTGCGTACATGTTCTTCGTCGGCACCCTGGCATTCTTCGGCAACCTCTTCGTGCTGAGCTTCTATTTCCAAGAGGTATGTCACTTTAGCGCGCTGCAAACCGGGCTCGCGCTGTTTCCCCTCTCGTGCTGCGTGGTCGTGGGCAACAAGATCACCGCGCGGCTCGTCTCCCGATTCAGCCCTCGATCCTTGATGCTCCTCGGGGAGAGCCTCAAAATACCCGGATTTTGCGGCCTGCTGCTGGTCCGAAGCCATTCGGATTATATGTATTTAATCATTCCGCTCAGCCTCATTGGCCTTGGGGGCGGGCTTGCGGCACCGATGTACACGTCGCTGTTCATGTCGAGCGTCGGTCAGGCCTTCACCGGAATTGCGTCCGGCGTCTCACGGGCCACGGGGCAGGTGGGCTCGGCGGTGGGGGTCGCATTGTTCGGGGCGCTCATCGCGGAGGCGCGCCATTCGGAAACGGTGCCATTCGTCGACCGCATGACGATCACGATTTTCATCGTCGCGGCGCTCACCGTATCCATCGTTCTCACGATTCGTTTCATCGTGCGTGACGTGCACGCCATGGCCTACCGGCGTGCGGAGGCTCCTGTGGGAGAGGCGAGAAAATGGTCGACCTGA
- a CDS encoding amidase codes for MVDLTWLTVRELRRRIASRQLSPVEVVDAYLAKIRAQDDRLCAFTEVYEEEARREAELALAARGAWRGPLHGLPIAVKDLFHIAGRTTAAGSWHWRHRVSESTAGAIADLQRSGAIVLGKTHTVEFGLGTTGTNQHFGAPRNPWVEHAHYAPGGSSSGAAVAVAAGLSPWAVGTDTGGSIRIPAAWCGVVGLKPTFGRVSLDGVVPLSATLDSVGMIARTVEDVGLLYRAMRRGRITPTKTAFRIGRLPECERAPVEPSLLKSYDEALGVFSELGIPVLDVKFPKRLAYYIERNSTIAMFEAALRYGRLAHDPQVPLDERVRACLQAGSAMSREDYDAALWELPLLRAQFDRLFDRVDAIVTPTTQTVARPVVGVDDANPPNLFTRFVNLLGLCAMALPCGFSPEGLPCSLQIICRGQNEETMLRIATMYQRATPWHRCRPGHFQSMEARQACGSFERP; via the coding sequence ATGGTCGACCTGACCTGGCTCACGGTGCGCGAGCTGCGGCGCAGAATCGCCTCGAGGCAGCTGTCGCCCGTCGAGGTGGTCGACGCCTATTTGGCCAAAATACGCGCGCAGGACGACAGATTGTGCGCATTCACCGAGGTGTACGAGGAGGAGGCGCGGCGGGAGGCCGAGCTCGCGCTCGCGGCGCGCGGTGCGTGGCGCGGTCCCCTGCACGGCCTCCCCATCGCGGTCAAAGACCTCTTCCACATCGCCGGCCGCACGACCGCGGCGGGGTCCTGGCATTGGCGGCATCGCGTCTCGGAGAGCACCGCGGGTGCGATTGCCGATTTGCAGCGCAGTGGCGCCATCGTGCTCGGCAAGACGCACACCGTGGAATTCGGCCTGGGCACGACGGGGACGAATCAGCATTTCGGAGCTCCGCGCAACCCCTGGGTCGAGCATGCCCACTATGCGCCGGGTGGATCGAGCAGTGGGGCCGCCGTGGCCGTGGCCGCGGGACTCAGTCCGTGGGCCGTAGGAACCGATACGGGGGGATCCATCCGGATTCCCGCGGCGTGGTGCGGTGTCGTTGGTCTCAAGCCGACGTTCGGGCGGGTGAGCCTCGACGGAGTCGTGCCCTTGAGTGCGACATTGGACTCCGTCGGAATGATCGCGCGCACGGTCGAGGACGTGGGGCTGCTCTATCGGGCGATGCGCCGCGGCCGCATCACCCCCACGAAGACCGCGTTTCGCATCGGCCGGCTCCCGGAATGCGAGCGCGCACCCGTCGAACCATCCCTCTTGAAATCGTACGACGAGGCCCTCGGCGTCTTTTCCGAGCTGGGCATCCCGGTGCTCGATGTAAAATTCCCCAAGCGGCTCGCCTATTACATCGAGCGAAATAGCACCATTGCCATGTTCGAGGCGGCCTTGCGCTATGGCCGTTTGGCGCACGATCCGCAGGTGCCCCTCGACGAGCGCGTGCGCGCCTGCTTGCAGGCCGGAAGCGCGATGAGCCGCGAAGACTACGACGCGGCGCTCTGGGAGCTTCCTCTCTTGCGCGCGCAGTTCGACCGGCTCTTCGATCGGGTGGACGCCATCGTGACGCCCACCACGCAGACGGTGGCGCGCCCCGTCGTCGGGGTCGACGACGCGAACCCGCCCAATCTGTTTACGCGGTTCGTGAACCTGCTTGGCCTGTGTGCCATGGCGCTCCCCTGCGGCTTTTCGCCGGAGGGGTTGCCCTGTTCGCTCCAGATCATCTGCCGCGGGCAAAACGAAGAGACGATGCTGCGTATCGCCACCATGTACCAGCGCGCCACGCCCTGGCATCGGTGCCGTCCTGGCCATTTCCAATCGATGGAGGCTCGCCAAGCATGTGGCTCGTTCGAGCGGCCCTGA